A genomic segment from Nicotiana sylvestris chromosome 1, ASM39365v2, whole genome shotgun sequence encodes:
- the LOC104230540 gene encoding probable magnesium transporter NIPA6, translating to MGFSENSRGLVLAMVSSLFIGTSFILKKKGLKRAAAAGTRAGVGGYTYLLEPLWWSGMITMIVWEVSNFVAYIYAPAVLVTPLGALSIIISAILAHFLLRERLQLLGVVGCILCIVGSVVIVVHAPQEHMPTSVQEIWILAIQPAFLIYVAATVSVVVALMLHFEPRCGQTNVLVYLGICSLMGALTVVSIKAIGIAIKLTLEGISQIAYPQTWFFLAVAVICVITQLNYLNKALDTFNAAIVSPIYYVMFTTLTIIASAIMFKDWAGQDASSIVSEICGFITVLSGTVVLHVTREQEPATTPGNISWYDGEDIKVMEDGHYIMLNDSNYFR from the exons ATGGGGTTTTCGGAGAATAGTAGAGGGTTAGTTCTAGCTATGGTATCAAGCTTGTTCATTGGAACAAGTTTTATATTGAAGAAGAAAGGTCTCAAACGTGCTGCTGCTGCTGGAACTCGTGCAG GAGTTGGAGGTTATACTTATTTGCTTGAACCCCTTTGGTGGTCAGGCATGATCACAA TGATTGTTTGGGAGGTTTCCAATTTTGTGGCTTATATTTATGCTCCGGCGGTTCTTGTGACCCCTCTTGGTGCATTGAGTATAATTATCAG TGCTATCTTGGCGCACTTTTTGTTGAGGGAACGATTACAACTGTTAGGTGTGGTGGGATGCATATTGTGCATTGTAGGATCTGTGGTAATTGTTGTACATGCACCTCAGGAGCATATGCCAACTTCTGTGCAGGAAATCTGGATTTTGGCAATTCAACCAG CATTTTTGATTTATGTAGCCGCAACAGTATCCGTAGTAGTAGCTTTGATGTTGCATTTTGAGCCTCGTTGTGGGCAGACGAACGTACTGGTCTATTTGGGAATATGTTCCTTAATGGGTGCACTTACg GTTGTAAGCATAAAGGCTATTGGAATTGCAATAAAACTTACTTTGGAAGGAATTAGTCAGATTGCCTATCCGCAGACTTGGTTTTTTCTAGCTGTTGCAGTCATCTGTGTCATCACACAGTTGAATTATCTAAACAAG GCACTGGATACATTCAATGCCGCAATTGTTTCCCCAATATATTATGTAATGTTCACCACTTTGACCATCATTGCAAGCGCAATAATGTTCAAG GATTGGGCTGGACAAGATGCTAGCAGTATAGTATCTGAGATCTGTGGATTTATCACAGTACTTTCAGGAACAGTCGTACTCCATGTGACTAGAGAACAGGAACCAGCAACTACACCAG GAAATATATCGTGGTATGACGGCGAAGATATAAAGGTTATGGAGGATGGACATTACATAATGTTGAATGATTCAAATTATTTCCGCTGA